From the Lathyrus oleraceus cultivar Zhongwan6 chromosome 4, CAAS_Psat_ZW6_1.0, whole genome shotgun sequence genome, one window contains:
- the LOC127137068 gene encoding cytosolic sulfotransferase 5-like yields MDNSHSSPNSSPLYIGQECKELSLILLLEKGWIAIHVSYDLVSFWKIDLYSDKDLAPNLQTISPPRLFSTHLSYESLPKSMKDSSCKVIYLYRDPKYNFISLWHFLNKIRPKSRETLPLEEVFEIFCKGVTPFGPFWEHVLGYWKKSLESPKKVMFLKYEEIKMRLNFYLKEIAKFLECSFSKEEESKGVDDDILNLCNFEKLSNLEINKIGTTSIKVENKTFLRLGQIGDRKNILTHEIMY; encoded by the exons ATGGATAACTCTCATTCTTCGCCGAATTCAAGTCCTCTCTACATAG GCCAAGAATGTAAGGAGTTATCACTCATATTGCTATTAGAAAAAGGTTGGATTGCAATCCATGTATCTTATGATCTtgtttccttttggaagattGACCTTTACTCTGACAAAGATTTAGCTCCTAATCTTCAAACAATATCTCCTCCAAGACTTTTCTCGACTCATCTATCTTATGAATCATTGCCAAAATCTATGAAAGACTCGAGTTGCAAGGTGATCTATCTATATAGAGATCCTAAATACAACTTTATTTCACTGTGGCATTTCTTAAACAAGATAAGACCAAAAAGTAGGGAAACACTTCCATTAGAAGAagtttttgaaattttttgtaaAGGAGTAACTCCTTTTGGACCTTTTTGGGAGCATGTATTAGGATATTGGAAGAAAAGCTTGGAAAGTCCCAAGAAGGTTATGTTTTTGAAATATGAAGAAATAAAAATGAGACTAAACTTTTACTTAAAAGAGATTGCTAAGTTTTTGGAGTGTTCATTCTCTAAAGAAGAAGAATCTAAAGGAGTGGATGATGATATATTAAATTTGTGTAATTTTGAGAAATTGAGTAATTTGGAAATTAATAAAATTGGAACAACGTCTATTAAAGTTGAAAACAAAACTTTTCTCCGTCTTGGTCAAATAGGAGATCGGAAAAATATTCTTACACATGAGATCATGTACTAG